One genomic region from Gemmatimonadaceae bacterium encodes:
- a CDS encoding neutral zinc metallopeptidase, which yields MRWTPGGRSDNLEDRRSGGGLGRGLGIGGTVIILALSLIMGRNLFNDLGVQPGVSANAPMTPEDSAREETEVLFVSFILDDAQNTWAQILSRNSVAYHPAKLVLFRNSTESGCGFAQSAMGPFYCPVDEKVYIDLGFYDELKTRYGASGDFAQAYVLAHEIGHHVQHLTGTDSEVRQAQESNPQEANQLSVRIELQADCYAGVWANATKRENRLEAGDVEEALGAASAVGDDRIQQQSGRGVNVDAFTHGSAAQRMEWFQRGFQNGDPRSCDTFGG from the coding sequence ATGCGCTGGACTCCAGGTGGACGCAGTGACAATCTCGAGGATCGCAGATCGGGCGGTGGCCTTGGCAGAGGTCTCGGCATCGGCGGAACTGTCATAATCCTGGCGCTCAGCCTCATCATGGGGCGAAATCTGTTCAACGACCTCGGCGTCCAGCCGGGGGTCAGCGCGAATGCTCCGATGACTCCGGAGGATTCGGCGCGGGAAGAGACCGAGGTGCTGTTCGTCTCGTTCATTCTCGACGACGCACAGAATACGTGGGCGCAGATTCTCTCGCGAAACAGCGTCGCGTACCACCCGGCCAAGCTCGTCCTGTTCAGGAATTCGACGGAATCAGGGTGTGGCTTCGCGCAGTCGGCGATGGGGCCGTTCTACTGTCCGGTGGACGAGAAGGTCTACATAGACCTCGGCTTCTACGACGAGCTGAAGACCCGCTATGGTGCGTCAGGCGATTTCGCGCAGGCGTATGTGCTGGCGCATGAGATCGGGCATCACGTCCAGCATCTGACCGGGACAGATTCCGAGGTGCGCCAGGCGCAGGAATCGAATCCGCAGGAGGCCAACCAGCTTTCGGTGCGAATCGAGCTGCAGGCCGACTGCTATGCGGGCGTATGGGCGAACGCGACGAAACGTGAGAACCGGCTCGAGGCGGGAGATGTCGAAGAGGCGCTCGGTGCCGCGTCAGCGGTTGGAGATGATCGCATTCAGCAGCAGAGCGGGCGTGGCGTGAACGTCGATGCGTTCACGCACGGCTCGGCGGCGCAGCGGATGGAATGGTTTCAGCGAGGGTTCCAGAACGGCGATCCGCGAAGCTGCGATACCTTCGGCGGGTAA
- a CDS encoding hemolysin III family protein: MATGADRRIGETIANSVTHGVGLAASLIALPLVIFASLKRGDPLQVVGAAVFGLSLVLLYGASTVYHSFPRSSATRVLRMIDHSAIYLLIAGSYTPFALGPLRGPWGWALLAAVWAMALIGIALKSIHGFVRPGLSTTLYIAMGWLSIVAVRPLITHVGAAGFWWLLAGGLCYTGGVVFYATDTRLRYGHAVWHVFVLAGSTCHFFAVLWHSGVRTG; encoded by the coding sequence TTGGCAACAGGCGCTGATCGCCGAATCGGTGAGACAATCGCAAACAGCGTCACACACGGAGTGGGACTGGCGGCAAGCCTGATCGCCCTCCCGCTTGTGATTTTCGCGTCGCTGAAGCGGGGCGATCCATTGCAGGTGGTCGGCGCCGCCGTATTCGGCTTGTCCCTCGTCCTGCTCTACGGCGCATCCACGGTCTATCACTCATTCCCGCGATCTTCGGCGACGCGCGTGCTCCGCATGATTGACCACTCCGCGATCTATCTGTTGATCGCGGGCAGCTACACACCATTCGCGCTCGGCCCGCTCAGGGGACCCTGGGGATGGGCCCTTCTAGCCGCGGTCTGGGCGATGGCTCTCATCGGCATCGCGCTGAAGAGCATCCATGGATTCGTCAGGCCGGGATTATCCACCACGCTTTACATCGCCATGGGATGGCTGAGCATTGTCGCCGTCCGGCCCCTTATCACACACGTTGGGGCAGCAGGATTCTGGTGGCTGCTCGCGGGCGGGCTCTGTTACACGGGGGGCGTCGTTTTCTACGCCACCGACACGCGCCTTCGGTACGGCCACGCGGTGTGGCATGTATTCGTGCTGGCGGGCAGCACCTGCCACTTCTTCGCGGTGCTGTGGCATTCGGGAGTACGGACGGGGTGA
- a CDS encoding 30S ribosomal protein S1 — MPDLDTQDTPTGTALTAREKRDLQKAQLRPLANLRPELYDEDDYSPDELESMMAMYTGTMASIEEGEIVKSIVLDIRDNMVVLDIGFKSEGTVPLEEFKDMPDLKAGDEVEVLLEHLEDMEGSVVLSKKKADFMRVWERIRVAYESDQPVTGTLVKKIKGGVVVDLMGVDAFLPGSQIALRRVPNVDELLGQSFEFKIIKLNKRRRNIVVSRRVILEQERAGKRAKLMKDLQKDQVRKGVVKNITDFGAFIDLGGVDGLLHITDMSYGRIQHPSEMVQIGQELEVKVLDIDWERERISLGLKQLQSYPWKDVAEKYPVGTRVSGKVVSITNYGAFIELEPGIEGLVHISEMSWTRNVRHPSKLVSIGEAIEAVVLKVDPNEEKISLGMKQTEQDPWMMLPQKYPVGTRLNGKVRNLTSFGAFVEIEPGIDGLIHISDMSWTKRVQHPSEVVKKGDAVDVVILNIDADNKRISLGLKQAQDDPWLKIGETYPVGTELDGTVVRLMDKGVVVDIGNDIEGFVPVSQLNFGDPVDSPADITWETMKVGVRVLEVDPIQRRIVLAVTNIPEGQERPETPSKVIPMESDDYNMSDPIPLPAVFDEGEG; from the coding sequence ATGCCCGACCTCGATACCCAAGACACCCCAACCGGCACGGCGCTGACCGCGCGCGAGAAGCGCGATCTGCAGAAGGCGCAGCTGCGCCCGCTTGCCAACCTCCGCCCCGAGCTCTACGACGAGGACGATTACTCCCCCGACGAGCTCGAGTCCATGATGGCGATGTACACCGGCACCATGGCCTCGATCGAAGAAGGCGAGATCGTCAAGTCAATCGTCCTTGACATCCGCGACAACATGGTCGTCCTCGACATCGGATTCAAATCCGAGGGAACCGTCCCGCTCGAGGAGTTCAAGGACATGCCCGACCTCAAGGCCGGCGATGAAGTCGAAGTGCTCCTCGAGCACCTTGAGGACATGGAAGGCTCGGTCGTCCTGTCCAAGAAGAAAGCCGACTTCATGCGCGTGTGGGAGCGCATCCGCGTCGCCTACGAGAGCGATCAGCCAGTAACCGGAACCCTGGTCAAGAAAATTAAGGGAGGAGTCGTCGTCGATCTCATGGGAGTGGATGCATTCCTTCCCGGCTCGCAGATCGCCCTTCGCCGTGTTCCGAACGTGGACGAGCTCCTCGGCCAGTCGTTCGAGTTCAAGATCATCAAGCTCAACAAGCGCCGGCGGAATATCGTCGTCTCGCGCCGCGTGATCCTCGAGCAGGAGAGGGCGGGCAAGCGCGCCAAGCTGATGAAGGACCTGCAGAAGGACCAAGTCCGCAAGGGCGTCGTCAAGAACATCACCGACTTCGGTGCATTCATCGACCTCGGCGGCGTGGACGGACTGCTCCACATCACCGACATGTCGTACGGACGCATCCAGCATCCGTCGGAGATGGTTCAGATCGGGCAGGAGCTCGAGGTCAAGGTTCTGGACATAGACTGGGAGAGGGAGCGCATCTCGCTCGGACTCAAGCAGCTCCAGAGCTATCCGTGGAAGGACGTCGCGGAGAAGTATCCGGTCGGCACGCGCGTGTCGGGCAAGGTGGTCTCGATTACCAACTACGGCGCGTTCATCGAGCTCGAGCCGGGCATCGAGGGACTGGTGCACATCAGCGAGATGAGCTGGACTCGCAACGTGCGTCATCCGTCGAAGCTCGTCTCCATCGGCGAGGCGATCGAGGCAGTGGTGCTGAAGGTCGATCCGAACGAGGAGAAGATCTCGCTCGGTATGAAGCAGACGGAGCAGGATCCGTGGATGATGCTGCCGCAGAAGTATCCGGTCGGCACGCGTCTCAACGGCAAGGTGAGAAACCTCACCAGCTTCGGCGCGTTCGTGGAGATCGAGCCCGGCATTGACGGACTGATTCATATCTCCGACATGTCGTGGACCAAGCGGGTACAGCATCCTTCGGAAGTCGTAAAGAAGGGTGACGCGGTTGACGTCGTGATTCTCAACATTGACGCCGACAACAAGCGCATCTCGCTCGGCTTGAAGCAGGCGCAGGACGATCCGTGGCTCAAGATCGGCGAGACCTATCCGGTCGGAACCGAGCTCGATGGCACCGTGGTTCGCCTGATGGACAAGGGTGTCGTCGTGGACATCGGCAACGACATCGAGGGCTTCGTGCCGGTGAGCCAGCTCAACTTCGGCGACCCGGTGGACAGCCCGGCCGACATCACGTGGGAGACCATGAAGGTCGGCGTGCGCGTGCTCGAGGTTGATCCGATCCAGCGCCGCATCGTGCTCGCGGTGACGAACATCCCTGAAGGCCAGGAGCGTCCGGAGACCCCGAGCAAGGTGATTCCGATGGAGTCGGACGACTACAACATGTCCGATCCGATTCCGCTTCCGGCGGTGTTCGACGAAGGCGAAGGGTGA
- a CDS encoding phosphoribosyltransferase produces MISPRFHDRTHAGRQLATKLAKYANRHDVSVLGLPRGGVPVAFEVALALGAPLDVFVVRKLGLPWHEELAMGAIASGGARLLDESLIHRAGVTKEEVQKVIDAEQLELQRRETQYRGDRPQAAVAGRTVILVDDGLATGSSMRVAISALRQEKPACIVVAVPIAPQSTCEMLRSEADEVVCALTPEPFYAVGLWYEDFGQTTDEEVHEILERARQEHGGPAALARH; encoded by the coding sequence GTGATTTCCCCCCGCTTTCACGACCGGACCCACGCGGGCCGTCAGCTCGCGACGAAACTGGCCAAGTACGCGAACCGGCACGACGTCAGCGTCCTCGGCCTGCCTCGCGGCGGAGTCCCGGTGGCGTTCGAGGTCGCCCTCGCCCTCGGCGCCCCACTCGACGTTTTCGTCGTCCGCAAGCTGGGACTTCCATGGCACGAGGAGCTCGCCATGGGAGCAATCGCCAGCGGAGGAGCTCGCCTGCTCGACGAATCGCTCATACATCGAGCCGGAGTAACGAAAGAGGAAGTGCAGAAGGTGATCGACGCCGAGCAACTGGAGCTGCAGAGGCGCGAGACGCAGTATCGAGGAGATCGGCCCCAGGCGGCGGTCGCCGGCCGCACCGTCATTCTCGTGGATGACGGCCTCGCCACGGGATCGAGCATGCGCGTCGCCATTTCCGCTCTCCGGCAGGAAAAACCCGCGTGTATCGTCGTTGCCGTGCCGATCGCGCCGCAATCCACATGCGAGATGCTCCGGTCAGAGGCGGACGAAGTGGTGTGCGCGTTGACGCCCGAGCCGTTCTACGCAGTCGGGCTCTGGTACGAGGACTTCGGCCAGACCACCGACGAAGAGGTGCACGAGATTCTCGAGCGCGCACGCCAGGAGCACGGCGGCCCCGCCGCGCTCGCGCGCCACTGA
- a CDS encoding dienelactone hydrolase family protein — protein sequence MQYTSPTDTDEITVHVTAAGAILEGTLAAPGGARGVVLFAHGSGSSRHSPRNRYVAQVLKEAGLATLLVDLLTEEEERTDVITRQHRFDIQLLADRLVGAIDWLNDEASTRELSVGLFGASTGGGAALVAAADRPDRVSAVVSRGGRPDLAGAALPRVKAPTLLIVGGRDEQVIELNRAAMAQMHAPVTLEIVPGATHLFEEPGTLQQVARLARDWFVGHA from the coding sequence ATGCAATACACATCGCCGACCGACACCGATGAGATCACGGTGCATGTCACCGCCGCGGGCGCGATCCTCGAAGGCACACTCGCCGCCCCGGGGGGCGCACGCGGAGTGGTTCTGTTCGCCCACGGAAGCGGAAGCAGCCGTCATAGCCCCCGCAACCGGTACGTTGCCCAGGTGCTGAAAGAGGCGGGCCTCGCGACGCTCCTCGTGGATCTGCTCACCGAAGAGGAAGAAAGGACCGACGTCATTACACGGCAGCACAGGTTCGACATCCAACTTCTCGCCGATCGCCTGGTGGGCGCGATCGACTGGCTCAACGACGAAGCCTCGACACGTGAGCTGTCGGTAGGCCTGTTCGGCGCGAGCACCGGCGGAGGCGCCGCTCTCGTCGCCGCCGCGGACCGGCCCGATCGAGTCTCAGCCGTCGTTTCGCGGGGAGGGCGACCGGATCTGGCCGGCGCGGCGCTGCCGCGCGTTAAGGCCCCTACGCTGCTCATCGTCGGCGGCCGCGACGAACAGGTGATAGAGCTGAACCGCGCGGCGATGGCTCAGATGCACGCGCCGGTGACGCTCGAGATCGTCCCTGGCGCGACTCACCTGTTCGAGGAGCCGGGAACGCTGCAGCAGGTTGCCCGGCTCGCTCGAGACTGGTTCGTCGGACACGCTTGA
- a CDS encoding CBS domain-containing protein: MKAREIMTGNPACCTTEDSLEQAANLMAQHDCGCLPVVDGKSGRVVGVVTDRDIAVRGVARGQSPAAKVSEVMTASPHTCGPDVDLADVERTMAERQIRRMVVVDDAGRCVGMIAQADLARAAARRGEVTDREVARVVERISEPAVGASRLPPSDASRQPELEQRF, from the coding sequence ATGAAAGCACGCGAGATCATGACGGGGAACCCGGCCTGCTGCACCACTGAAGACTCGCTCGAGCAGGCGGCGAACCTGATGGCGCAACACGATTGCGGGTGCCTGCCCGTGGTGGACGGAAAGAGCGGTCGAGTGGTAGGAGTCGTGACGGATCGCGACATCGCTGTACGCGGCGTGGCGCGCGGCCAGAGCCCGGCAGCGAAAGTCAGCGAAGTGATGACGGCGTCCCCGCACACCTGCGGCCCTGACGTCGATCTCGCGGACGTCGAGCGCACGATGGCCGAGCGGCAGATACGTCGCATGGTCGTGGTGGACGATGCCGGTCGCTGTGTCGGCATGATAGCGCAGGCCGATCTTGCGCGCGCCGCGGCACGGAGGGGCGAGGTGACTGATCGTGAAGTCGCGCGCGTTGTTGAGCGGATCTCGGAGCCCGCGGTCGGCGCGAGCCGCCTCCCGCCATCCGACGCGTCGCGTCAGCCGGAGCTCGAGCAGCGTTTCTGA
- the cmk gene encoding (d)CMP kinase: MSSQKMVVAIDGPAASGKSSTAKAIARALGFRHVDSGALYRAATAARVRMGGAVETWTEESVLEAAKIVSLAPTQSGFTPLLEGVVAEREMRGEAVTSKVSVVAKMAAVREWVNSLVRKAGEEYDVVVDGRDIGTVVFPNARLKVFLIAAPGERARRRLIERLEREPTESEIAEETEKIGLRDEMDAAQSARAPKAVVIDTTHLAQAEQIERIVSLARAARG; this comes from the coding sequence ATGTCAAGTCAGAAGATGGTCGTCGCGATAGATGGCCCGGCAGCATCCGGAAAATCATCCACCGCGAAAGCGATCGCCCGTGCACTCGGATTTCGTCATGTCGATTCCGGCGCACTCTATCGCGCCGCCACGGCCGCGCGCGTTCGCATGGGCGGGGCTGTCGAAACGTGGACCGAAGAATCGGTCCTCGAAGCCGCGAAGATCGTATCGCTTGCACCTACCCAGTCGGGATTCACTCCGCTGCTCGAAGGTGTCGTCGCCGAACGGGAAATGCGCGGTGAAGCGGTGACCAGCAAGGTATCGGTCGTGGCGAAGATGGCCGCCGTCCGGGAGTGGGTGAACTCACTCGTTCGCAAGGCGGGCGAGGAATACGACGTCGTCGTGGATGGGCGCGATATAGGCACGGTCGTTTTCCCGAACGCGCGGCTCAAGGTCTTTCTCATTGCAGCGCCGGGCGAGCGCGCGAGACGTCGCCTCATCGAGCGGCTGGAGCGCGAGCCAACGGAGAGTGAGATCGCGGAAGAGACGGAAAAAATCGGCCTCCGCGACGAGATGGACGCTGCGCAGAGTGCGCGCGCGCCGAAAGCCGTCGTCATTGACACTACGCATCTGGCTCAGGCGGAGCAGATAGAGCGCATAGTGTCGCTCGCCCGGGCGGCCAGGGGCTGA
- a CDS encoding glycosyltransferase family 2 protein, with translation MTKAPAFTVIIPAYNEAENIGPLFDALEATFARHGLDGEVILVDDGSTDETWALSVAAATRMGDRARVARHRRNLGKTEAILTGARESRADVFIVFDADLQHSTEEIPRFMAEIDSGWDIVTGRKVGAYEKRAVSSVYNRLSRFLFDVPVRDLNSMKAFRREVLDSVSLRHDWHRFFVVIAYANGFSVAEIDIELFPRRAGVSKYTGAGRVTSSVGDLLVVWFYLRFSRKPMQLFGGAGLALTGLGVLIGLIATILRGFGIGPPPTGYRPLLGLVLLLIVVGISLFGFGFTAEMIALLRSEVEQLRRGDKRSST, from the coding sequence GTGACGAAAGCTCCCGCCTTCACCGTCATCATTCCGGCGTACAACGAAGCCGAGAACATCGGGCCGTTGTTCGACGCGCTGGAGGCGACTTTCGCCAGGCACGGTCTCGATGGAGAAGTGATTCTCGTGGACGATGGATCCACCGACGAGACGTGGGCTCTCTCGGTCGCAGCCGCGACGCGAATGGGAGACCGTGCGCGCGTCGCGAGACATCGCCGGAATCTCGGCAAGACCGAGGCGATACTCACCGGTGCGCGTGAATCCAGGGCCGATGTCTTCATCGTGTTCGACGCGGACCTGCAGCATTCGACCGAGGAGATCCCGCGGTTCATGGCGGAGATCGACTCCGGGTGGGACATCGTGACCGGACGAAAAGTCGGCGCATACGAGAAGCGCGCCGTCAGCTCCGTTTACAATCGGCTGTCGCGCTTCCTGTTCGATGTCCCGGTGCGCGACCTCAACTCGATGAAGGCGTTCCGGCGGGAAGTTCTCGACAGCGTGTCCCTGCGCCACGACTGGCACCGCTTCTTCGTGGTGATTGCGTACGCCAACGGGTTCTCGGTCGCCGAGATTGACATCGAGCTGTTTCCCCGACGCGCTGGAGTTTCGAAGTACACCGGCGCGGGACGCGTGACATCGAGCGTCGGTGATCTGCTGGTCGTGTGGTTCTATCTCCGCTTCAGTCGCAAGCCGATGCAGCTGTTCGGCGGGGCAGGGCTGGCGCTCACCGGTCTCGGCGTCCTGATCGGGCTCATCGCGACAATCCTGAGGGGATTCGGGATCGGGCCGCCGCCCACGGGATACCGCCCCCTGCTCGGCCTGGTCCTGCTGCTGATCGTCGTCGGAATCAGCTTGTTCGGATTCGGCTTCACGGCCGAAATGATCGCTCTGCTGCGGAGTGAAGTGGAGCAGCTCAGGCGCGGCGACAAACGGTCATCCACCTAG
- a CDS encoding YfhO family protein: MSASKQASRKDRQTPGPRTTVPARPADTDLVVPFRLAAAIFFALAIIYFAPAFLPDRGIFGTDYLAGGYQFMEFLSSQLRAGVIPKWVPYVYGGVPLHANPGSTYYPTRLLLMFLLPDSRIFPALLLTQFAIAGTGMYLFARELGVRTWVAFVAGLAFMFTGMTMSGVYSGHDGRIIVATFSPLVFCCIHRGMRTGAIAPFVGLAATLGFSLLSFQIQSNYYLLLVAAAWTLFCAWQFRTAGRPRVAARMGKALLAVGFAFSLAAVNFLPFLDYVAESPRGAAGGRGYEYATSFSMPPAEIAGLAIPEQQGTLQTYHGKSFFKQHTEYVGAFVIAMLLLGFYFSRRSRYWAFFGVTALVATSMSFGGYTRLYKVYFNYLPGVNKFRAPSISFFLVSVSLVTMAALTLEAIARVRDNAAESERTVKRSAKAGTKMRTDADYARYMTAGLMILAVLLLFTSQAIPSPMGEAVGWIRFGLFLGVTSFLLWRWASNKLSSRVLATALSVLTLTDLWVVTRKFFQTVQPPDQVYAADDVVEFLKSQGDSGRVWVFPFGNQAVYHGNDRVGNNSIPLRNYLMHFGFEQVGGEHGNQLERFNKFAGAGRQVYVDWHNFTQWPAFMSAANIRYIVSGLELQMFSTDSNKATPDIEEVYRGSTAIVYRNNRALPRAYIVPEVRVIPDADSALAFMKLNGWDPAFVAVVDRPVGEPLPQTPLTQAAAITERKPDRVVVRTTTNRPALLVLSDVYAHGWKAWVDDKPTLIAITNVAFRGVPVGSGTHVVRFEFDPDSLTKGRMISSILFLVLIAYGVGYAGVSARRRKGEPEPA; this comes from the coding sequence GTGAGCGCATCCAAACAGGCTTCGCGGAAGGACCGGCAAACGCCCGGTCCGCGCACGACGGTCCCGGCGCGACCGGCCGACACTGACCTCGTCGTGCCGTTCCGCCTTGCTGCCGCTATTTTCTTCGCGCTCGCGATCATTTACTTCGCTCCGGCGTTTCTGCCGGACCGCGGGATTTTCGGCACGGATTATCTCGCCGGCGGTTACCAGTTCATGGAGTTCCTCTCCAGCCAGCTGCGCGCGGGAGTGATTCCAAAGTGGGTGCCGTACGTCTACGGAGGCGTTCCCCTTCATGCCAATCCGGGAAGCACGTACTACCCGACTCGCCTCCTGTTGATGTTCCTTTTGCCGGACTCCCGGATTTTCCCCGCGCTGCTGCTGACGCAGTTTGCGATCGCGGGGACCGGGATGTATCTGTTCGCGCGCGAGCTTGGAGTGCGCACCTGGGTCGCGTTCGTCGCCGGTCTCGCTTTCATGTTCACCGGCATGACGATGTCGGGCGTGTACAGCGGGCACGATGGCCGGATAATCGTCGCGACATTCTCGCCGCTCGTGTTCTGCTGCATCCACCGGGGCATGCGCACCGGCGCAATCGCCCCCTTCGTCGGTCTCGCGGCGACGCTGGGCTTCTCGCTGCTGTCATTCCAGATCCAGAGCAACTACTACCTGCTGCTCGTCGCCGCCGCGTGGACTCTCTTCTGTGCGTGGCAGTTCCGCACCGCTGGCCGGCCGAGGGTCGCGGCACGAATGGGGAAGGCGCTGCTGGCAGTGGGCTTCGCGTTCTCGCTCGCCGCGGTGAACTTCCTCCCGTTCCTCGACTACGTCGCAGAATCTCCGCGAGGTGCCGCCGGCGGGCGCGGGTACGAGTACGCAACGTCCTTCTCGATGCCCCCGGCGGAGATCGCCGGCCTGGCGATTCCCGAGCAGCAGGGCACGCTTCAGACGTATCACGGCAAAAGCTTCTTCAAGCAGCACACTGAGTACGTCGGCGCGTTCGTCATCGCCATGCTTCTGCTCGGGTTCTATTTCTCGAGGCGCAGCCGCTACTGGGCATTCTTCGGCGTGACTGCTCTGGTCGCGACAAGCATGTCGTTCGGCGGATACACACGACTCTATAAGGTGTATTTCAACTATCTGCCGGGAGTCAACAAATTCCGCGCGCCGTCCATCTCGTTCTTCCTCGTGTCGGTATCGCTCGTGACGATGGCGGCACTCACCCTCGAGGCGATCGCCCGTGTACGGGACAACGCAGCGGAGAGCGAGCGCACAGTGAAGAGGTCGGCGAAGGCCGGAACGAAAATGCGGACCGACGCGGACTATGCGCGCTACATGACGGCGGGTCTGATGATTCTCGCGGTGCTCCTGCTGTTCACGTCTCAGGCGATTCCGTCGCCGATGGGAGAGGCGGTCGGGTGGATTCGATTCGGGCTCTTCCTTGGCGTGACCTCGTTCCTGCTGTGGCGGTGGGCATCCAACAAGCTTTCGTCTCGCGTGCTGGCGACGGCGCTCAGCGTCCTCACACTCACCGATCTCTGGGTAGTGACGCGAAAGTTCTTCCAGACGGTGCAGCCGCCGGACCAGGTGTACGCGGCGGATGACGTCGTCGAGTTTCTGAAGTCACAGGGCGACAGCGGTCGCGTGTGGGTGTTTCCATTCGGCAACCAGGCCGTGTACCACGGAAACGACCGCGTCGGCAACAATAGCATTCCTCTCCGGAACTACCTGATGCACTTCGGGTTCGAGCAGGTCGGCGGAGAGCACGGTAATCAGCTCGAGCGCTTCAACAAATTCGCCGGCGCTGGACGGCAGGTGTATGTGGATTGGCACAACTTCACACAGTGGCCGGCGTTCATGAGCGCCGCGAACATCCGCTACATCGTAAGCGGCCTGGAGCTCCAGATGTTCAGCACCGACAGCAACAAGGCGACGCCGGACATCGAGGAGGTCTATCGCGGGTCCACAGCGATCGTGTATCGGAACAACCGGGCGCTGCCGCGCGCATACATCGTCCCCGAGGTGCGCGTGATTCCGGATGCCGACAGCGCTCTCGCGTTCATGAAGCTCAACGGATGGGATCCGGCCTTCGTCGCAGTCGTCGATCGCCCGGTCGGCGAACCGCTGCCGCAGACGCCGTTGACGCAGGCCGCCGCCATCACGGAACGGAAGCCCGACCGCGTGGTAGTGCGCACGACGACCAACCGGCCCGCGCTGCTCGTTCTCAGCGACGTTTACGCACACGGGTGGAAGGCATGGGTGGATGACAAGCCGACACTCATCGCGATCACCAACGTCGCGTTCCGCGGAGTCCCCGTGGGAAGCGGCACGCACGTCGTGAGATTCGAGTTCGACCCCGACTCACTGACGAAGGGACGCATGATCAGCTCGATTCTCTTTCTCGTACTGATCGCCTACGGAGTCGGTTACGCGGGGGTGAGCGCGCGGCGGCGGAAGGGCGAGCCCGAGCCAGCGTGA
- a CDS encoding glycosyltransferase has protein sequence MKVLFIVTAYPRHEGDVITPWMGETIDRLRMAGTEVEVLAPSYRGSRTGTIGGVKVHRFRYAPARLETLTHDVPALDRIAANPLFAALLPSYLAAGSAAAARIAREGEFDVVHAFWPIPHGLFAIAAKRASRAALVSTFFSSELNWTGPARGVFGPLLRSIVRASDAVTVISSHTAARLREHVPGAQSVTVPFGAAAVSRTDSSGSATVVRRRDDPFELLFVGRLVRRKGVDVLLRAVALIASDARLHLRIVGGGPEKENLIAASEALGLGNRVTFEGVVDKKRVNELFETCDALVLPAIVTATGETEGLGVVLIEAMGYGKPVIAASAGGIVDIICDGDTGLLVPPGDAVSLAVAISKAMDDPAELAMIASRGAAYAGRAFGWNTIVSRLLSVYESAIAAKIAAKRLARIGGH, from the coding sequence ATGAAAGTTCTTTTCATCGTGACGGCTTATCCGCGCCATGAGGGTGACGTCATCACTCCGTGGATGGGCGAGACCATTGACCGGCTGCGGATGGCGGGCACGGAGGTCGAGGTTCTCGCTCCATCGTATCGCGGATCGCGAACAGGTACGATCGGTGGCGTGAAGGTCCATCGGTTCCGATACGCGCCCGCGAGGCTCGAGACGCTCACGCACGACGTGCCGGCGCTCGACAGGATCGCCGCGAATCCGTTGTTCGCCGCTCTGCTGCCGTCATATCTGGCCGCCGGCTCCGCGGCTGCGGCGCGCATCGCACGCGAAGGGGAGTTCGATGTCGTGCACGCATTCTGGCCGATCCCGCATGGCCTGTTCGCGATCGCCGCGAAGCGGGCGTCGCGTGCGGCGCTCGTGTCCACTTTCTTCTCGTCGGAGCTGAACTGGACGGGCCCTGCGCGAGGCGTGTTCGGACCCCTTCTGCGCAGCATCGTGCGAGCCTCCGATGCCGTCACCGTGATTTCCAGCCATACCGCCGCGCGGCTTCGCGAGCACGTGCCCGGCGCACAGAGCGTCACGGTGCCTTTCGGCGCGGCCGCGGTGAGCCGCACTGATTCTTCCGGCTCAGCTACCGTCGTGCGTCGTCGCGACGATCCGTTCGAGCTTCTCTTTGTGGGGAGACTCGTGCGCAGAAAGGGAGTGGACGTGTTGCTGCGCGCCGTCGCCCTCATCGCTTCGGATGCGCGGCTCCATCTTCGGATCGTGGGCGGAGGGCCGGAGAAGGAAAATCTGATCGCGGCATCGGAGGCGCTCGGGCTCGGGAACCGCGTGACTTTCGAAGGCGTGGTGGACAAGAAGCGAGTGAACGAGCTGTTCGAAACCTGCGATGCGCTCGTCCTTCCCGCGATCGTCACCGCGACGGGCGAGACGGAAGGGCTCGGCGTCGTATTGATCGAAGCGATGGGATACGGGAAGCCGGTAATCGCCGCGTCCGCCGGCGGCATCGTGGACATCATCTGCGACGGCGATACCGGCCTCCTCGTTCCGCCGGGTGACGCAGTGTCACTGGCCGTCGCTATCTCGAAGGCGATGGACGATCCGGCAGAGCTTGCGATGATCGCCAGCCGCGGGGCAGCGTACGCTGGACGTGCCTTCGGATGGAACACCATCGTATCGCGTCTTCTATCGGTCTACGAATCGGCGATCGCCGCGAAAATCGCCGCGAAAAGACTGGCGCGAATCGGGGGCCATTGA